A single genomic interval of Oceanithermus profundus DSM 14977 harbors:
- a CDS encoding ABC transporter permease, producing MRTPTQQAWRRFMRSSSGKAGLLIVGFFVLLALLAPLIMPYDATKDRNLRERLKPPSAEHIMGTDELGRDIFTRVVHGSRISLRVGVFAVGIAVVAGTFLGLLAGYFGGRTDMLISWLVDIMLSFPSILLAIAIVAVIGPGISNAMIAVGIVQIPIYARLTRSVVLSLKEQDFVAAAEGLGAGRARIIFRHILPNGLSPLIVQATLSIATAILDAAGLGFLGLGAQPPQPEWGLMISKGFLYFTRAPWISLFPGVAIMIAVLGFNLLGDGLRDALDPRTSR from the coding sequence ATGCGCACGCCGACCCAGCAGGCCTGGCGACGCTTCATGCGCTCGAGCTCCGGCAAGGCCGGCCTCTTGATCGTGGGGTTCTTCGTCCTGCTCGCCCTGCTCGCCCCCCTGATCATGCCCTACGACGCGACCAAGGACCGCAACCTGCGCGAACGCCTCAAGCCTCCCTCCGCGGAGCACATCATGGGCACCGACGAGCTGGGGCGCGACATCTTCACCCGCGTCGTCCACGGTTCCCGCATCTCGCTCCGGGTGGGGGTCTTCGCCGTGGGCATCGCCGTCGTCGCCGGCACCTTCCTGGGGCTGCTCGCCGGCTACTTTGGCGGCCGCACCGACATGCTCATCAGCTGGCTCGTCGACATCATGCTCTCCTTCCCGTCGATCCTGCTCGCAATCGCCATCGTGGCCGTCATCGGTCCGGGAATATCCAACGCGATGATCGCGGTGGGGATCGTCCAGATTCCCATCTACGCCCGTCTTACCCGCAGCGTGGTGCTCTCGCTCAAGGAGCAGGACTTCGTCGCCGCCGCGGAAGGGCTCGGGGCGGGGCGGGCGCGCATCATCTTCCGCCACATCCTCCCCAACGGGCTCTCACCGCTGATCGTTCAGGCCACCCTCTCGATCGCGACGGCGATCCTGGATGCGGCGGGCCTGGGCTTCCTGGGGCTGGGCGCGCAGCCGCCGCAGCCCGAATGGGGTTTGATGATCTCCAAGGGTTTCCTCTACTTCACCCGGGCCCCCTGGATCAGCCTCTTCCCCGGCGTGGCCATCATGATCGCGGTGCTGGGGTTCAACCTCCTGGGCGACGGCCTGCGCGACGCCCTCGACCCGCGGACCTCACGTTAA
- a CDS encoding protease complex subunit PrcB family protein has protein sequence MKLWKLSLGLLALGLSACVPVLVETGPRYSVTEIEWLTPEASERWTYFFGDPQTVYLDGRPLVLEPAPAREHIWSVPGALWVDGQPNLREVLPPLRLPAQTVEALPGFDYVVETRVDLEGVWLYDGTWFRLAGKLKAGSRIRSDGVPAYPVLQGLERAETKVVLNEALARSGNRPLVVYQLSDAVYPDYRFDPKPRTYRKVSLAVQYGVPKEFVLGPVTPPAPAWEVLDKGPFSAYADTQPYAVLAVTEKTFLQKVWPLAAGRRVPQPAPPAIDFRRDSVVAFFWGTKPTGGYALKVLRVLLKDDVLVVQLQLIQPKPGSLVTQAITSPYLLLRVQGKPTKVRFLDEKGNLLKEARAE, from the coding sequence ATGAAGCTCTGGAAACTGTCGCTGGGACTGCTCGCCCTGGGGCTGAGCGCCTGCGTGCCCGTACTGGTGGAAACCGGCCCGCGCTACAGCGTGACCGAGATCGAGTGGCTCACCCCCGAGGCCTCGGAACGCTGGACCTACTTCTTCGGCGATCCGCAGACGGTCTACCTCGACGGGCGACCGCTCGTTCTCGAGCCCGCCCCCGCCCGCGAGCACATCTGGTCGGTTCCCGGAGCCCTGTGGGTGGACGGCCAACCCAACCTGCGCGAGGTCCTCCCACCGCTGCGCCTTCCTGCGCAGACCGTCGAGGCCCTGCCCGGGTTCGACTACGTCGTCGAGACACGGGTGGACCTGGAGGGGGTCTGGCTCTACGACGGCACCTGGTTCCGCCTCGCCGGGAAGTTGAAGGCCGGCAGCCGCATCCGCAGCGACGGCGTCCCCGCCTACCCCGTGCTGCAGGGCTTGGAACGCGCAGAAACCAAGGTGGTCCTCAACGAGGCCCTGGCCCGCTCGGGCAACCGTCCGCTCGTCGTCTACCAGCTCAGCGACGCCGTTTACCCCGACTACCGCTTCGACCCCAAGCCCCGGACCTACCGCAAGGTCAGCCTCGCCGTGCAGTACGGCGTTCCAAAGGAGTTCGTCTTGGGTCCCGTCACCCCGCCGGCGCCCGCCTGGGAGGTCCTGGACAAGGGCCCCTTCAGCGCCTACGCGGACACCCAACCCTACGCGGTCCTGGCCGTCACCGAGAAAACCTTCCTGCAAAAGGTCTGGCCGTTGGCCGCGGGCCGCCGGGTTCCCCAACCGGCGCCCCCCGCGATCGACTTCCGGCGCGACAGCGTGGTCGCCTTCTTCTGGGGCACCAAACCGACCGGCGGCTACGCCCTCAAGGTGCTCCGCGTCCTCTTGAAGGACGACGTGCTCGTCGTGCAGCTGCAGCTGATCCAGCCCAAGCCGGGCAGCCTGGTCACCCAGGCGATCACGAGCCCCTACCTGCTCTTGCGCGTTCAGGGGAAACCGACCAAGGTGCGGTTCCTCGACGAAAAGGGGAACCTACTCAAGGAAGCCCGAGCCGAGTAG
- a CDS encoding ABC transporter permease, with the protein MTAYAIRRFLSLIPVLFGVSLLVFTFIHMIPGDPAVVMLGERATPESLEKLRKQLNLDKPLFFNFDAAVEKKSPAALFESQYFTFVTRILHGDLGQSIFTKVDVATELRARFPATFELSVGAMLIALMLAIPAGIMAAVRKNSWLDLSVMTAALVGISMPIFWLGLLLIYLFAVNLHWLPPSGRLDVGVQLTPVTGFYVIDGLITGNFAATRNALRHLILPALALGSIPTAVIARMMRGAMLEVLSQDYIRTARSKGLSERVVIWKHALRNAMLPVITVIGLMFGTLLTGAILTETIFNWPGIGKWLYDGIGARDYPIVQGGTLFIATVYVIINALVDLSYGFFDPRIQYQ; encoded by the coding sequence GTGACCGCCTACGCCATCCGCCGTTTTTTGAGCCTTATCCCCGTTCTCTTCGGCGTCAGCCTGCTCGTCTTCACCTTCATCCACATGATCCCCGGCGATCCCGCGGTCGTCATGCTGGGCGAACGTGCGACGCCCGAATCGCTCGAAAAACTCAGAAAACAACTCAACCTCGACAAACCCCTCTTTTTCAACTTCGATGCGGCCGTGGAAAAGAAATCCCCCGCCGCACTTTTTGAAAGCCAGTACTTTACCTTCGTCACGCGCATCCTGCACGGCGACCTGGGCCAGTCGATCTTCACCAAGGTGGACGTGGCCACCGAGCTGCGGGCCCGCTTCCCCGCGACGTTCGAGCTTTCGGTGGGCGCGATGCTGATCGCGCTGATGCTGGCGATCCCGGCCGGCATCATGGCCGCGGTGCGCAAGAACAGCTGGCTCGACTTGAGCGTGATGACCGCGGCGCTGGTGGGCATCTCGATGCCGATCTTCTGGCTCGGCCTGCTGCTCATCTACCTCTTCGCCGTGAACCTGCACTGGCTGCCGCCCTCCGGGCGGCTCGACGTGGGCGTGCAACTCACCCCGGTCACTGGTTTTTACGTAATCGACGGGCTGATCACCGGAAACTTCGCGGCCACCCGCAACGCACTGCGCCACCTGATCCTGCCGGCGCTGGCGCTCGGCAGCATCCCCACCGCGGTCATCGCCCGGATGATGCGCGGGGCGATGCTCGAGGTGCTCAGCCAGGACTACATCCGCACCGCCCGTTCCAAGGGGCTCTCGGAACGCGTCGTCATCTGGAAGCACGCCCTGCGCAACGCCATGCTCCCGGTCATCACGGTGATCGGGCTGATGTTCGGGACGCTGCTCACCGGTGCGATCCTGACCGAGACGATCTTCAACTGGCCCGGCATCGGCAAGTGGCTCTACGACGGCATCGGCGCGCGCGACTACCCGATCGTGCAGGGCGGCACGCTCTTCATCGCCACCGTCTACGTCATCATCAACGCCCTCGTGGACCTTTCCTACGGGTTCTTCGACCCGCGGATCCAGTACCAATAG
- the hutH gene encoding histidine ammonia-lyase: MPELDAAPTLDQVVTTARGDLAWTLSEAARARMQQGREVVERALASGAVVYGVTTGFGKFARVRIEPDAVRELQRNLLLSHAIGVGPPFATEVVRAMMLLRAASLARGYSGVRPLVVERLLALLAAGAHPVVPSQGSVGASGDLAPLAHMALPLIGEGEVELAGEVLSGAEALARLGLEPLVLEAKEGLALVNGTQAMSAVLVLLSHDARILARTADVAAAMSVEALKASHRPYGVWVTRLRPHPGAEAVAANLRRLLAGSEIAASHADCDKVQDAYSLRAVPQVHGASRDALAYLERALEVEVASVTDNPLVVPETGEVISAGNFHGQPLALPADAVAVALAELANIAERRVEQMLNPALSGLPAFLAERGGLHSGLMISQYTAASLVSENKVLAHPASVDSIPTSANQEDHVSMGTTAARQARQIYENALWVLAIELASAAQALDFHRPLEPGRGVRAAYARIRAEVPHLDRDRYLKPELSRLRELIRSGELLRVVEAEVGPLE, translated from the coding sequence GTGCCCGAACTGGACGCCGCGCCCACCCTCGATCAGGTCGTGACCACGGCGCGCGGGGACCTTGCCTGGACCCTCTCCGAAGCCGCCCGCGCGCGCATGCAGCAGGGCCGCGAGGTGGTGGAGCGGGCGCTGGCCTCGGGGGCGGTCGTCTACGGGGTGACGACCGGCTTCGGCAAGTTCGCGCGGGTGCGCATCGAGCCCGATGCGGTGCGCGAGCTGCAGCGCAACCTGCTGCTCTCGCACGCGATCGGGGTGGGGCCGCCCTTTGCGACCGAGGTGGTGCGGGCGATGATGCTGCTGCGCGCCGCCTCGCTGGCCCGCGGCTACTCGGGGGTGCGCCCGCTCGTGGTCGAGCGTCTGCTCGCGCTGCTGGCCGCGGGGGCCCACCCGGTCGTGCCCTCGCAGGGGTCGGTGGGCGCCTCGGGCGACCTGGCGCCGCTGGCGCACATGGCGCTGCCGCTGATCGGCGAGGGCGAGGTCGAGCTCGCGGGCGAGGTGCTTTCCGGGGCCGAGGCGCTGGCCCGGCTCGGGCTCGAGCCGCTCGTCCTCGAGGCCAAGGAAGGCCTGGCGCTCGTCAACGGCACCCAGGCGATGAGCGCGGTGCTGGTGCTGCTCTCGCACGATGCCCGGATCCTGGCGCGCACCGCCGACGTGGCCGCGGCGATGAGCGTCGAGGCGCTGAAGGCCAGCCACCGTCCCTATGGCGTCTGGGTCACCCGGCTCCGGCCCCACCCGGGCGCCGAGGCCGTGGCCGCGAACCTGCGGCGGCTGCTCGCGGGCTCCGAGATCGCCGCCTCGCACGCCGACTGCGACAAGGTGCAGGACGCCTACTCGCTGCGGGCGGTGCCCCAGGTGCACGGGGCCAGCCGCGACGCGCTGGCTTACCTGGAGCGGGCGCTCGAGGTGGAGGTGGCGAGCGTGACCGACAACCCGCTCGTCGTCCCCGAGACCGGCGAGGTGATCAGCGCCGGCAACTTCCACGGCCAGCCGCTGGCGCTGCCGGCCGACGCGGTCGCCGTGGCCCTGGCGGAGCTCGCCAACATCGCCGAGCGGCGGGTGGAGCAGATGCTCAACCCCGCGCTCTCGGGGCTGCCGGCGTTCCTGGCCGAACGTGGCGGCCTCCACTCGGGGTTGATGATCAGCCAGTACACCGCCGCCAGCCTGGTGAGCGAGAACAAGGTGCTGGCCCACCCGGCCTCGGTGGACTCGATCCCCACCAGCGCCAATCAGGAGGACCACGTCTCCATGGGCACGACGGCCGCCCGGCAGGCGCGGCAGATCTACGAGAACGCGCTCTGGGTGCTGGCCATCGAGCTGGCCTCGGCGGCGCAGGCGCTCGACTTCCACCGCCCGCTCGAGCCCGGCCGGGGGGTGCGCGCCGCCTACGCGCGCATCCGGGCCGAGGTGCCCCATCTGGACCGCGACCGCTACCTGAAGCCGGAGCTTTCGCGGCTGCGCGAGCTGATCCGGAGCGGCGAGCTGCTGCGCGTCGTCGAGGCCGAGGTGGGGCCGCTCGAATAG
- a CDS encoding B12-binding domain-containing radical SAM protein, with protein sequence MNDALRKRIQHRLAGERGTIFKDAPFRVTVAYPNTYAVAMASLGFQTVYRLFNAEPDFAAERAFLEDAELAPPGRLVTYESGRYAGDAHVFGISVAFELDLVNVVRLLRAAGLEPLREERDARDPVVLVGGPLTSSNPWPLAPFADAILIGDGEQTVPLLAEAYRQAASKAEFLDLIEGMPGVFLPDRDAREPHWATAPLDELPVYSQIVAEESEFPGVFLVEAERGCPRPCTFCLARTMYGPTRNVPAERVLEVVPEGVAKVGLVGAALSDYPHIKRVGRALLERGVKLSVSSIRADRVDAELAAILKEGGLRTFTIASDGPSQRLRDLLKKQITEDHLLRAAEIARDLGFKGYKLYQMIGLPTETDDDISEMIAFTRRVAEITPVALGISPFVPKRHTPHWGDRFAGIKTIEARLKRIQKELRKLRPRVEVRSTSAKWAWIEAVIARGGPEVGLAALRLEEGESFAGWKRALAEVGWRDPLTLPEPEGAALPLVLG encoded by the coding sequence ATGAACGACGCACTGCGCAAACGCATCCAGCACCGGCTCGCCGGCGAACGGGGGACGATCTTCAAGGACGCCCCCTTCCGCGTCACCGTGGCCTACCCCAACACCTACGCGGTGGCCATGGCCTCGCTGGGCTTCCAGACCGTCTACCGCCTCTTCAACGCCGAGCCCGACTTCGCCGCCGAGCGCGCCTTCCTGGAGGACGCCGAGCTCGCCCCGCCGGGGCGGCTCGTCACCTACGAGTCGGGCCGCTACGCCGGCGACGCCCACGTCTTCGGCATCTCCGTGGCCTTCGAGCTCGACCTGGTCAACGTCGTGCGCCTGCTGCGGGCGGCGGGGCTCGAGCCGCTGCGCGAGGAACGCGACGCCCGCGACCCCGTCGTCCTCGTCGGGGGTCCCCTCACCAGCTCCAACCCCTGGCCGCTCGCCCCCTTCGCCGACGCGATCCTGATCGGCGACGGCGAACAGACCGTCCCCCTTCTGGCCGAGGCCTACCGCCAGGCGGCGAGCAAGGCCGAGTTCCTGGACCTGATCGAGGGGATGCCGGGGGTCTTCCTCCCGGACCGCGACGCCCGCGAACCCCACTGGGCCACCGCGCCCCTCGACGAGCTGCCCGTCTATTCCCAGATCGTCGCCGAGGAGTCCGAGTTTCCCGGCGTCTTCCTGGTCGAGGCCGAGCGCGGCTGTCCGCGGCCCTGCACCTTCTGCCTGGCGCGGACGATGTACGGCCCCACGCGCAACGTCCCCGCCGAGCGGGTGCTCGAGGTCGTGCCCGAGGGCGTGGCCAAGGTGGGGCTGGTGGGCGCGGCGCTCTCCGACTACCCCCACATCAAGCGCGTGGGGCGGGCGCTGCTCGAGCGCGGCGTCAAGCTTTCGGTCTCGAGCATCCGCGCCGACCGGGTGGACGCCGAACTCGCCGCCATCCTCAAGGAAGGCGGCCTGCGCACCTTCACCATCGCCTCCGACGGCCCCAGCCAGCGTCTGCGCGACCTCCTCAAGAAGCAGATCACCGAGGACCACCTGCTCAGGGCCGCCGAGATCGCCCGCGACCTGGGCTTCAAGGGATACAAGCTCTACCAGATGATCGGCCTGCCTACCGAGACCGACGACGACATTAGCGAGATGATCGCGTTCACCCGCCGGGTCGCCGAGATCACCCCGGTGGCGCTGGGCATCTCGCCCTTCGTGCCCAAGCGCCACACCCCCCACTGGGGGGACCGCTTCGCCGGGATCAAGACGATCGAAGCCCGGCTCAAGCGCATCCAGAAGGAGCTGCGCAAGCTGCGGCCGCGCGTCGAGGTGCGCTCCACCAGCGCCAAGTGGGCCTGGATCGAGGCGGTGATCGCCCGCGGCGGGCCCGAGGTGGGGCTGGCGGCGCTGCGACTGGAAGAGGGCGAGTCCTTCGCCGGCTGGAAGCGCGCCCTCGCCGAGGTGGGCTGGCGCGACCCGCTCACCCTGCCCGAGCCCGAGGGCGCGGCCCTGCCGCTGGTGCTGGGGTAG
- a CDS encoding patatin-like phospholipase family protein has product MRTLWLGIVIAFGLGSAALAQPKVALILGGGAARGMAHIGVLRALNEAGVPVDLIVGTSMGSVIGAMYAAGYSTEVLEELAVRIDPGMVVRFHFPLGGGLLDASPLETALDVLTEGAQVGSTPVPYYLVASNLRTGEAHLFTSGSLARAVHASMAMPVLMEPVELDGEWYYDGAYKAPVPVRMARALGAEVVLVVNVTREVPFRPESLIDNVTQLVIDIIRRNSEADLKQADAIVDPGLALESYMSFDKARAFIGKGYAATRARLPEIYRVLEAHGIPLRPPGDPNADRAINRGWRERLERARVAVERMPPRFSLLPVVGLAPSSYLSGRHPDATPALSLFKLGARASGGPLGRGHVEAWYATNLEGAGGAAGVSAAWNPRPDWLLGIALARDVGGRWSVEPSLRYDGLPETEIGLRLDPIRGRVRLEAAWRRRGAYALSGGYTRGWAPSFDAVDLDARARWPLGRGWELRGRAYAAMAGAGAPRDALFSLGSRSLLRGYPSDAWTAPAVGVLNLELAWTPPHGSPVLETALVKPSFWGFVDAGAAPARFAGAAVGLGVGAGVEAQLFGFLPVQGGLDLAYGLRGGRWGLGFRGRIWP; this is encoded by the coding sequence ATGCGGACGCTGTGGCTTGGAATCGTGATCGCCTTTGGGCTCGGCTCGGCCGCGCTGGCCCAGCCCAAAGTGGCCCTCATCCTGGGCGGGGGCGCGGCGCGCGGCATGGCCCACATCGGGGTGCTGCGGGCCCTGAACGAGGCCGGCGTGCCCGTCGACCTGATCGTGGGCACCTCGATGGGCTCGGTGATCGGCGCCATGTACGCCGCCGGTTACTCGACCGAGGTGCTCGAGGAGCTGGCCGTGCGCATCGACCCCGGCATGGTCGTGCGCTTTCACTTCCCCTTAGGCGGGGGGCTCCTCGACGCCTCGCCCCTGGAAACGGCGCTGGACGTGCTCACGGAAGGGGCGCAGGTGGGTTCGACGCCCGTGCCCTACTACCTGGTGGCCTCCAACCTGCGGACCGGCGAAGCCCACCTCTTCACCTCGGGTTCGCTGGCGCGCGCGGTGCACGCCTCGATGGCCATGCCGGTGCTCATGGAGCCGGTGGAGTTGGACGGCGAGTGGTACTACGACGGCGCCTACAAGGCGCCGGTGCCCGTGCGCATGGCGCGGGCGCTGGGCGCCGAGGTGGTTCTGGTCGTCAACGTCACCCGCGAGGTTCCCTTCCGGCCCGAGAGCCTGATCGACAACGTCACCCAGCTGGTCATCGACATCATCCGCCGCAACAGCGAAGCGGACCTGAAGCAGGCCGACGCCATCGTGGACCCGGGGCTGGCGCTCGAGTCGTACATGTCCTTCGACAAGGCGCGCGCCTTCATCGGTAAGGGCTACGCGGCGACGCGGGCCCGCCTGCCCGAGATCTACCGCGTCCTCGAGGCGCACGGCATCCCCCTCCGCCCGCCGGGCGACCCCAACGCGGACCGCGCCATCAACCGCGGCTGGCGGGAGCGGCTCGAGCGGGCCCGCGTCGCGGTGGAACGCATGCCGCCCCGCTTCAGCTTGCTGCCGGTCGTGGGGCTCGCGCCGTCCTCGTACCTCAGCGGGCGCCACCCCGACGCCACCCCGGCGCTCAGCCTCTTCAAGCTGGGCGCGCGCGCCAGCGGGGGGCCGCTGGGGCGCGGCCACGTCGAGGCCTGGTACGCCACCAACCTGGAGGGGGCCGGGGGCGCGGCGGGGGTTTCGGCCGCCTGGAACCCGCGCCCCGACTGGCTGCTCGGGATCGCGCTCGCGCGCGACGTCGGGGGGCGCTGGTCGGTGGAGCCTTCGCTGCGCTACGACGGCCTGCCGGAGACCGAGATCGGCCTGCGCCTGGATCCGATCCGCGGCCGGGTGCGGCTGGAGGCGGCGTGGCGCCGCCGCGGCGCCTACGCGCTTTCGGGCGGGTACACCAGGGGGTGGGCGCCGTCCTTCGACGCCGTCGACCTCGACGCCCGCGCCCGCTGGCCGCTGGGGAGGGGCTGGGAGTTGCGCGGACGCGCCTACGCCGCCATGGCGGGGGCGGGCGCGCCTCGGGACGCCCTGTTCAGCCTGGGGTCGCGCAGCCTGCTGCGCGGCTACCCCTCCGACGCCTGGACCGCGCCGGCGGTGGGGGTGCTCAACCTGGAACTGGCCTGGACGCCGCCGCACGGTTCGCCGGTGCTCGAGACGGCGCTGGTCAAGCCCAGCTTCTGGGGCTTCGTGGACGCGGGGGCCGCGCCCGCGCGCTTCGCGGGCGCGGCCGTGGGGCTGGGCGTCGGCGCCGGCGTGGAGGCCCAGCTCTTCGGTTTCCTGCCCGTGCAGGGGGGCCTCGACCTCGCCTACGGCCTGCGCGGCGGGCGTTGGGGGCTGGGGTTCCGGGGCCGCATCTGGCCCTAG
- the recO gene encoding DNA repair protein RecO, producing MERYRTHEGVIVGRRPLPGGDVLLRFVGPEGALDAVARKAQRPGGRSGRLMLFHHVRFQAYHKPDRDLATLTQAELVGRLERLSEPGRYAAAAYLGELAYRLAAPEVAPALWPVFTSGLRGVARHGEPALPLVWAGWRMLAAGGLEPGLESRCGHPPARLELEGALACSACARSPALPLGAGGAEVLAVLLRRPGREAMTRLETAAWRPLLAALLGYVAYQLEPLRSEAAVRQAFLNGA from the coding sequence GTGGAGCGCTACCGCACCCACGAGGGCGTCATCGTCGGCCGCCGACCGCTGCCCGGCGGCGACGTGCTGCTGCGCTTCGTCGGCCCCGAAGGGGCGCTCGACGCGGTGGCGCGCAAGGCCCAGCGCCCCGGCGGCCGCAGCGGCCGCCTGATGCTCTTCCACCACGTGCGCTTCCAGGCCTACCACAAACCCGACCGCGACCTGGCCACCCTCACCCAGGCCGAGCTGGTGGGGCGGCTCGAGCGCCTGAGCGAACCCGGCCGCTACGCCGCGGCCGCCTACCTGGGCGAGCTCGCCTACCGGCTCGCCGCCCCCGAGGTGGCCCCGGCCCTCTGGCCCGTCTTCACCAGCGGCCTCCGGGGCGTCGCCCGCCACGGCGAACCCGCGCTGCCGCTCGTCTGGGCCGGCTGGCGCATGCTCGCCGCAGGCGGCCTGGAACCCGGGCTCGAAAGCCGCTGCGGCCACCCGCCCGCCCGGCTGGAGCTCGAGGGCGCGCTCGCCTGTTCCGCCTGCGCCCGAAGCCCGGCGCTGCCGCTGGGCGCGGGCGGCGCGGAGGTCCTCGCCGTGCTGCTGCGCCGCCCCGGACGCGAGGCCATGACCCGGCTGGAAACCGCGGCCTGGCGGCCGTTGCTCGCTGCGCTGCTGGGCTACGTCGCTTACCAGCTCGAGCCCCTGCGCTCCGAAGCCGCGGTGCGCCAGGCCTTCCTGAACGGCGCCTAG
- a CDS encoding bifunctional folylpolyglutamate synthase/dihydrofolate synthase, which translates to MYAEAVRWLEAQRRAGRERGARRLRAAWARLGGALPRTRFVHVVGTNGKGSVAAYLEQGFLAAGVRAGAFTSPHLVDPRERVRVDGAPASREALIEFAARARALDLDDPPAFFEWMLAFALERFAVERVAWAALEAGVGGASDATSFVREQVALTVLTNVGEDHLASFGSLEALARDKAEAVRPGTPVVSAARGRALDVLREVARARSAPLHVYDPEDPLFALPAPPALAGAFQRENAALAGAALRLLGFGEAVVRAALANARLPGRLDRRRFRGRPVLLDGAHNPPAARALAAELPRRYRLVFGAHPHKRVGPMLELLAARAGGTVLTWPLPGSQGGYAYEPDPLAALALAAESAREDEPVVVTGSLYLVGRLLGSGFLE; encoded by the coding sequence GTGTACGCCGAGGCGGTTCGCTGGCTCGAGGCGCAGCGGCGCGCCGGCCGCGAGCGCGGCGCCCGCCGATTGCGCGCCGCCTGGGCGCGCCTGGGCGGCGCGCTGCCGCGGACCCGCTTCGTGCACGTCGTGGGGACGAACGGCAAGGGCAGCGTGGCCGCCTACCTGGAGCAGGGTTTCCTCGCCGCCGGGGTGCGCGCCGGGGCGTTCACCAGCCCCCACCTCGTCGATCCGCGCGAGCGCGTACGGGTGGATGGCGCACCCGCAAGCCGCGAGGCGCTCATCGAATTCGCGGCGCGCGCCCGCGCGCTCGACCTGGACGACCCCCCGGCCTTCTTCGAGTGGATGCTCGCCTTCGCCCTCGAGCGCTTCGCGGTCGAGAGAGTGGCCTGGGCGGCGCTCGAGGCCGGGGTGGGGGGTGCGAGCGACGCCACGTCCTTCGTCCGCGAGCAGGTGGCCCTGACCGTGCTCACCAACGTGGGCGAGGACCACCTGGCAAGCTTCGGTTCGCTCGAGGCGCTGGCGCGGGACAAGGCGGAGGCGGTGCGGCCGGGAACGCCCGTGGTGAGCGCGGCCCGCGGCCGGGCGCTCGACGTCCTGCGCGAGGTCGCCCGTGCGCGGAGCGCGCCCCTCCACGTCTACGACCCCGAGGACCCGCTCTTCGCGCTTCCGGCGCCGCCGGCGCTCGCGGGGGCCTTCCAGCGGGAGAACGCGGCGCTGGCGGGGGCGGCGCTGCGGCTCCTGGGCTTCGGCGAGGCGGTGGTGCGGGCGGCCCTCGCAAACGCCCGCCTGCCCGGCCGCCTCGACCGGCGCCGCTTCCGCGGCCGGCCCGTCCTGCTCGACGGCGCCCACAACCCGCCCGCCGCCCGGGCGCTGGCCGCCGAGCTGCCCCGGCGCTACCGCCTCGTCTTCGGCGCCCACCCGCACAAGCGCGTCGGCCCGATGCTCGAGCTCCTGGCGGCGCGCGCCGGCGGCACCGTGCTCACCTGGCCCCTGCCCGGATCGCAGGGGGGGTATGCCTACGAACCCGACCCCCTCGCGGCCCTGGCGCTCGCTGCGGAGTCGGCGCGCGAAGACGAGCCCGTGGTGGTCACGGGCTCGCTCTACCTGGTCGGTCGGCTACTCGGCTCGGGCTTCCTTGAGTAG